A single window of Hymenobacter sp. APR13 DNA harbors:
- a CDS encoding MFS transporter yields MNSHPTSSPPKTTGLLSAIVVVAALGYFVDIYDLILFSIVRVESLNELGITAKEAVTNQGLYLINMQMGGMLLGGVLWGILGDKKGRLSVLFGSILIYSLANIANGFVQSVEQYAWLRLIAGIGLAGELGAGITLVSETLPKEKRGYGTMIVATVGVSGAMLAYWVGAKFGWRNAYFVGGGLGLALLALRVGVYESGMFEQTKKSDVERGNFFALFTNRARLARYAKCLLIGVPLWFVVGILITLAPEFGAELGITGPVTAGLGVFWCYFGLVFGDFASGTLSQVLRSRNRALQLFLVFCGLMVAVYLFALKGATPTIFYVACFVLGISVGFWALFVTVAAEQFGTNLRATVATTAPNFARGSVIVLVPLFQALRGPLGLLGSAAVLGLVSLVVAFWAVSSLPESFGKDLDFVED; encoded by the coding sequence ATGAATTCCCATCCTACTTCCTCTCCCCCCAAAACCACCGGCCTGCTGAGCGCCATTGTGGTGGTGGCCGCCCTGGGCTACTTCGTCGACATCTACGACCTGATTCTGTTCAGCATCGTGCGCGTGGAGAGCCTCAACGAGCTGGGCATTACGGCCAAGGAGGCCGTCACCAACCAGGGCCTCTACCTCATCAACATGCAGATGGGCGGTATGCTGCTGGGTGGCGTGCTGTGGGGCATTCTGGGCGACAAGAAGGGGCGCTTGTCGGTGTTATTCGGGTCCATTCTGATTTATTCGCTGGCCAACATTGCCAACGGCTTCGTGCAAAGCGTGGAGCAATACGCCTGGCTGCGGCTGATTGCCGGTATCGGGCTGGCCGGGGAGTTGGGCGCGGGCATCACGCTGGTATCGGAAACCCTGCCCAAGGAAAAGCGCGGCTACGGCACCATGATTGTGGCCACCGTGGGCGTATCGGGCGCTATGCTGGCCTATTGGGTAGGCGCCAAATTTGGCTGGCGCAACGCCTATTTCGTGGGCGGCGGGCTGGGTTTGGCGCTGCTGGCGTTGCGGGTGGGCGTGTACGAGTCGGGCATGTTTGAGCAAACCAAAAAGAGTGACGTGGAGCGCGGCAACTTCTTTGCCCTGTTCACCAACCGGGCCCGGCTGGCGCGCTACGCCAAGTGCCTGCTGATTGGGGTGCCGCTGTGGTTTGTGGTAGGCATTCTGATTACACTGGCGCCCGAGTTCGGGGCAGAGCTAGGCATTACGGGGCCCGTGACGGCTGGCCTGGGCGTGTTCTGGTGCTACTTCGGGCTGGTGTTCGGCGACTTCGCCAGCGGCACGCTCAGCCAGGTGCTGCGCAGCCGCAACCGGGCGCTGCAGCTGTTTCTGGTGTTCTGCGGCCTAATGGTGGCCGTGTACCTGTTTGCGTTGAAGGGCGCTACGCCCACCATTTTCTACGTGGCCTGCTTCGTGCTGGGCATTTCGGTGGGCTTCTGGGCTTTGTTCGTAACGGTGGCCGCCGAGCAGTTCGGCACCAACCTGCGCGCTACCGTGGCTACTACGGCCCCCAACTTCGCGCGTGGCTCCGTGATTGTGCTCGTGCCGCTGTTTCAGGCGCTGCGCGGGCCGCTGGGGCTGCTGGGCAGCGCCGCCGTGCTGGGGCTGGTGTCGTTGGTGGTGGCGTTTTGGGCCGTGAGCAGCTTACCGGAGAGCTTCGGCAAGGATCTGGACTTCGTGGAAGATTAG
- a CDS encoding DUF6526 family protein, whose product MANQPTKNTPMLYPWHHFVLLPAALILAGYGIRRYLGVSGEDSEISRLWFTVMALAVVGLGVLVMLRQHYALQLQDRLIRLEVRQRYFEVTGQSLRPLENQLQLSQILALRFAGDAELAELTQAAIREKLSSKDIQARIRDFHFDHLRV is encoded by the coding sequence ATGGCCAATCAACCTACCAAAAACACCCCCATGCTCTACCCGTGGCACCATTTCGTGCTGCTGCCGGCCGCCCTCATTCTGGCTGGCTACGGCATCCGGCGCTACCTGGGCGTGTCCGGCGAAGACTCGGAGATTTCGCGCCTGTGGTTCACGGTGATGGCGCTGGCCGTGGTAGGCCTGGGCGTGTTGGTGATGCTGCGCCAGCACTACGCCCTGCAACTGCAGGACCGCCTGATTCGGCTGGAAGTGCGCCAGCGTTACTTTGAGGTGACCGGCCAGAGCCTGCGCCCCCTGGAAAACCAGCTCCAGCTCAGCCAGATCCTGGCCCTGCGCTTCGCCGGCGACGCCGAGCTGGCCGAGCTCACGCAGGCCGCCATCCGCGAAAAGCTCAGCTCCAAAGATATTCAGGCCCGCATCCGCGACTTCCATTTCGACCATCTTCGGGTGTGA
- a CDS encoding DUF4286 family protein: MILYNVTTSLDPEIEDQWVSYMQQTHMPEVMATGFFVKSQLCRLLNEEDNGITYASQYYCVSLEQLEEYQQLAAPGLIQEMEKHFGGRYASFRTMLEVLG, translated from the coding sequence ATGATTCTATACAACGTCACGACCAGCCTCGATCCGGAAATCGAAGATCAGTGGGTGTCGTATATGCAGCAGACCCACATGCCGGAGGTAATGGCGACCGGCTTCTTCGTGAAAAGCCAGCTCTGCCGGCTGCTCAACGAGGAAGACAACGGCATCACCTATGCCTCGCAGTACTACTGCGTGAGCCTGGAGCAGCTGGAAGAGTACCAGCAGCTGGCCGCCCCCGGCCTGATCCAGGAGATGGAAAAGCACTTCGGTGGCCGCTACGCCTCCTTCCGCACTATGCTGGAAGTGCTGGGCTAG
- a CDS encoding GNAT family N-acetyltransferase, which produces MNIRRGREADLPQVLALIQELAEYEKAPQEVTNTLADMQRDGFGPEPIFKFFVAEDAAGVIIGIALYYTAYSTWKGRMLFLEDLVVTENQRGTGLGRQLFDAVVAEARQTGANRMKWQVLKWNEPAIGFYKKLGANLDPEWDNGNLSHEQLHAYACHPAAEAAVQQGE; this is translated from the coding sequence ATGAACATCCGCCGGGGCCGGGAGGCCGATTTGCCGCAGGTGCTGGCCCTGATTCAGGAGCTGGCCGAATACGAGAAAGCGCCGCAGGAAGTAACCAACACGCTGGCCGACATGCAGCGCGACGGATTCGGCCCGGAGCCGATTTTCAAGTTCTTCGTGGCCGAAGACGCGGCCGGCGTCATCATCGGCATTGCGCTGTACTACACCGCCTACTCCACCTGGAAAGGCCGCATGCTGTTCTTGGAAGACCTGGTAGTCACCGAAAACCAGCGCGGCACCGGCCTGGGCCGCCAGCTGTTTGATGCCGTAGTAGCCGAAGCCCGGCAAACGGGCGCCAACCGCATGAAGTGGCAGGTACTGAAATGGAACGAGCCCGCCATCGGCTTCTACAAAAAGCTGGGCGCCAACCTCGACCCCGAGTGGGACAACGGCAACCTCAGCCACGAGCAGCTCCACGCCTACGCCTGCCACCCGGCCGCGGAAGCTGCCGTGCAGCAAGGAGAGTAA
- a CDS encoding prolyl oligopeptidase family serine peptidase, whose amino-acid sequence MQKFVLPVVALAALASCRSTQSKAPGAGAATVSTITSAPVQYPDTKKVDHKDDYFGTSVADPYRWLEDLDSPDTKAWVTAENKVTFGYLQQIPFRDKIRERLTTLWNYEKFGIPQQEGSQLYFSKNDGLQNQAVLYTQQDGAEGQPDVLLDPNKFSADGTTALAGTYFSNDHRYMAYATSGGGSDWQKLKVLDLKTRQPLADELQWVKVSGAAWYKDGFFYSRYDAPKKGENQLSGKNEYHKVYYHQLGKPQSADKLVYEDPKMALGFRTVGTTEDERFLVLYLTDGKADGNRLLVRDLTDPKQANSFTTIINSYEQNNSVVGNVGGQLLVQTNYKAPNYRVVLIDPKRPEEANWKEVLPQTEQKLEGVDHVGGYLVASYLKDASSLIKVYTETGEFKHDVALPAIGTASGFGGKRDSKSVYYAFTSFTYPTTIYKYDLASNTSTVFRAPTVDVKPQDYVTTQVFYASKDGTKIPMFITHKKGVKLNGQNPTYLYAYGGFNISLTPGFSVARMLWLENGGILAIPNLRGGGEYGEKWHQAGMTPNKQNVFDDFIAAAEYLKVQGYTSTEKLAMAGGSNGGLLVGATMTQRPDLCGVAFPAVGVMDMLRYQKFTIGWNWAPEYGTSDNYAQFQNLYKFSPLHTLKPGTTYPATMITTADHDDRVVPAHSFKFAAALQAANAGPKPQLIRVDVNAGHGAGKSTKLQIEEWADVWSFAFYNMGVNPYGK is encoded by the coding sequence ATGCAGAAATTTGTTCTTCCCGTAGTAGCCCTGGCGGCGCTGGCCTCGTGCCGCTCCACCCAGTCGAAGGCCCCCGGGGCCGGCGCTGCTACCGTTTCTACCATTACTTCCGCTCCCGTGCAATACCCCGACACCAAGAAAGTCGACCACAAGGACGACTACTTCGGTACTTCCGTGGCCGACCCCTACCGCTGGCTCGAAGACCTCGACTCGCCCGACACCAAGGCCTGGGTGACGGCCGAAAACAAGGTTACCTTCGGCTACCTCCAGCAGATTCCGTTCCGCGACAAAATCCGGGAGCGGCTCACCACGCTCTGGAACTACGAAAAATTCGGGATTCCGCAGCAGGAGGGCAGTCAGCTCTACTTCAGCAAAAACGACGGCCTGCAGAACCAGGCGGTGCTCTACACCCAGCAGGACGGCGCCGAAGGCCAGCCCGATGTGCTGCTCGACCCCAACAAGTTCTCGGCTGACGGCACCACGGCCCTGGCCGGCACCTACTTCTCCAACGACCACCGCTACATGGCCTACGCCACCAGCGGCGGCGGCTCCGACTGGCAGAAGCTGAAGGTGCTCGACCTGAAAACCCGCCAGCCGCTCGCCGATGAGTTGCAGTGGGTGAAGGTATCGGGCGCGGCTTGGTACAAGGACGGCTTCTTCTACAGCCGCTACGATGCCCCGAAGAAGGGCGAAAACCAGTTGTCCGGCAAAAACGAGTACCATAAGGTGTACTACCACCAGCTCGGCAAGCCTCAGAGCGCCGACAAGCTGGTGTACGAAGACCCCAAAATGGCCCTGGGCTTCCGCACCGTGGGCACCACCGAGGACGAGCGGTTCCTGGTGCTGTACCTCACCGATGGCAAAGCCGACGGCAACCGCCTGCTGGTGCGCGACCTGACCGACCCCAAGCAGGCCAATAGCTTCACCACTATCATTAACAGCTACGAGCAGAATAACTCGGTGGTAGGCAACGTGGGCGGGCAACTGCTGGTGCAAACCAACTACAAGGCCCCCAACTACCGCGTGGTGCTCATCGACCCAAAAAGGCCCGAGGAGGCCAACTGGAAAGAGGTATTGCCCCAGACCGAGCAGAAGCTGGAAGGCGTGGACCACGTGGGCGGCTACTTGGTGGCCTCGTACCTGAAAGATGCCAGCAGCCTGATTAAGGTGTATACCGAAACCGGCGAGTTCAAGCACGATGTGGCCCTGCCGGCCATCGGCACGGCCAGCGGCTTCGGTGGCAAGCGCGACTCGAAGTCGGTGTACTACGCCTTCACCTCGTTCACGTACCCGACCACCATCTATAAGTACGACCTCGCCTCGAACACCAGCACCGTGTTCCGCGCCCCCACCGTGGACGTGAAGCCCCAGGACTACGTGACCACCCAGGTGTTCTACGCCAGCAAGGACGGCACCAAGATTCCGATGTTTATCACCCACAAGAAAGGGGTGAAGCTCAACGGCCAGAACCCGACCTACCTGTACGCTTATGGCGGCTTTAATATCTCGCTCACGCCGGGCTTCTCGGTGGCGCGTATGCTGTGGCTGGAAAACGGCGGTATCCTGGCCATTCCGAACCTGCGGGGCGGCGGCGAGTACGGCGAAAAGTGGCACCAGGCCGGCATGACGCCCAACAAGCAGAACGTGTTCGACGACTTTATTGCGGCCGCCGAGTACCTGAAAGTGCAGGGCTATACCAGCACCGAGAAGCTGGCCATGGCCGGCGGCTCCAACGGCGGCCTGCTGGTGGGCGCCACCATGACCCAGCGCCCCGACCTGTGCGGCGTGGCCTTCCCGGCCGTGGGCGTGATGGACATGCTGCGCTACCAGAAGTTCACCATCGGCTGGAACTGGGCCCCCGAGTACGGCACCAGTGACAACTATGCGCAGTTCCAGAACCTCTACAAGTTCTCGCCCCTGCACACGCTGAAGCCCGGCACCACCTACCCAGCCACCATGATTACCACCGCCGACCACGACGACCGGGTAGTGCCCGCGCACTCCTTTAAGTTTGCCGCCGCCCTGCAGGCCGCCAACGCCGGCCCCAAGCCCCAACTCATTCGAGTAGATGTAAATGCCGGCCACGGTGCCGGCAAAAGCACCAAGCTCCAAATCGAGGAGTGGGCCGACGTGTGGTCTTTCGCCTTCTACAACATGGGCGTGAATCCGTACGGCAAGTAG
- a CDS encoding TonB-dependent receptor gives MLNLRLLGLTSTLATCALVAQAQQTAAIRGRVTTADGRPAEAVTVGLKGRGQGTITNSQGEFVLERVRPGQYTLVISAIGLKGDERTVTVAAGQTTSADFTLTESAQQLQEVVVSGSRTNKFARKQSEYVSKMPLSNLENPQVYATVGKELLTEQLVFTADDATRNVPGLQRMWEATGRAGDGGSYYNLRGYITQSQLRNGVAGGVTSSIDAANLEKLEVIKGPSATLFGSALTSYGGLINRVTKKAYDQFGGEVAYSAGSFGLQRLSADVNTPLDKQKKVLLRLNTAGQYERNFQNRGFQGFDKSLAIAPTLTYKPTERLTINLDAELYRNQGVGKQLIFFYFPTSALQASQPKELGLDYRQSYLGNGLSLDSRSSNYFAQVNYQLAPGFTSSTNFTHSRSFSEGFGAYFYVTPIADSLSSGDPTRLGSTNFLSRADQSTRDSRAFTTEVQQLFNGDFQVAGLRNRVVLGLDYLNVDNQQTFFGSVFGAPVALGLGSQAYTDFNGRALAAQYAAGPPDFTYPITTQLTTYSAFASDVLNLTEQLSVLAAVRVDRFENKGGLVGGAVQPFKQTAVSPKFGVVYQPVKDKVSVFANYQNSFRSPGSYRAYNTAALPDSTELRTARLEQANQWEGGVKLDAFAGKLTTTLSYYAIRVDNLLRTDPRLEAAAKFAQTQDGTQRSQGLELNVVANPFEGFNAVAGFSYNESKLTRAEEGVNGRRPATAGSPYLANLWLSYRLPAGPVQGLGLGVGGNYASDNKIVNTGTNVFTLPSYTVLNASVFYDQPRFRISAKVDNLTNQQYWIGYSTMNAQKVRSVVGSVAYKF, from the coding sequence ATGCTGAATCTTCGCCTGCTGGGCCTGACTTCTACCCTCGCCACCTGCGCCCTGGTGGCGCAAGCCCAGCAAACCGCCGCCATCCGGGGCCGCGTTACCACGGCCGACGGCCGCCCGGCCGAGGCCGTAACGGTGGGACTGAAGGGCCGCGGCCAGGGCACCATCACCAACAGCCAGGGCGAATTTGTGCTGGAGCGGGTGCGGCCGGGGCAGTACACGCTGGTGATTTCGGCCATCGGGCTGAAGGGCGACGAGCGGACGGTGACCGTGGCAGCCGGCCAGACCACCAGCGCCGACTTCACGCTCACGGAAAGTGCTCAGCAGCTGCAGGAAGTGGTGGTGAGCGGTAGCCGCACCAACAAGTTTGCCCGCAAGCAGTCGGAGTACGTGAGCAAGATGCCGCTCAGCAACCTGGAGAATCCGCAGGTGTACGCCACTGTGGGCAAGGAGCTGCTCACCGAGCAGCTGGTGTTCACGGCCGACGACGCCACCCGCAACGTGCCGGGTTTGCAGCGCATGTGGGAAGCCACGGGCCGCGCCGGCGACGGCGGCAGCTACTACAACCTGCGCGGCTACATCACCCAGAGCCAGCTGCGCAACGGTGTGGCCGGCGGCGTGACCAGCAGCATCGACGCGGCGAACCTGGAGAAGCTGGAAGTCATCAAAGGGCCGTCGGCGACGCTGTTTGGCAGCGCGCTGACCTCCTACGGCGGCCTCATCAACCGCGTCACGAAGAAGGCCTACGATCAGTTTGGGGGCGAGGTGGCGTACTCGGCGGGCAGCTTCGGGCTGCAGCGCCTGAGCGCCGACGTAAACACGCCGCTCGACAAGCAGAAAAAGGTGCTGCTGCGCCTGAACACGGCCGGCCAGTACGAGCGCAACTTCCAGAATCGCGGCTTCCAGGGTTTCGACAAGAGCCTGGCCATTGCCCCGACCCTCACCTACAAGCCCACCGAGCGCCTCACCATCAACCTGGATGCCGAGCTGTACCGCAACCAGGGCGTGGGCAAGCAGCTTATTTTCTTCTACTTCCCGACTAGTGCCTTGCAGGCCTCGCAGCCTAAGGAGCTGGGGCTGGATTACCGGCAGTCGTACCTGGGCAACGGGCTGAGTCTGGACTCGCGCAGCTCCAACTACTTCGCGCAGGTGAACTACCAGCTGGCGCCGGGCTTCACGTCGTCCACCAACTTCACGCACAGCCGCAGCTTTTCCGAAGGCTTCGGGGCCTACTTCTACGTGACGCCCATTGCCGACAGCCTCAGCTCCGGCGACCCCACGCGCCTGGGCAGCACCAACTTCCTGAGCCGCGCCGACCAATCGACGCGCGACAGCCGGGCCTTCACGACGGAGGTACAGCAGCTCTTCAACGGCGACTTTCAGGTGGCGGGCCTGCGCAACCGCGTGGTGCTGGGCCTCGACTACCTGAACGTGGACAACCAGCAGACGTTCTTCGGCAGCGTGTTTGGCGCGCCGGTGGCGCTGGGGCTGGGCAGCCAGGCCTACACCGATTTCAACGGCCGGGCGCTGGCGGCGCAGTACGCGGCCGGCCCGCCTGACTTTACCTACCCCATCACCACCCAGCTCACCACCTACAGCGCCTTTGCCTCCGATGTGCTCAACCTCACGGAGCAGCTGAGCGTGCTGGCCGCCGTGCGTGTGGATCGGTTTGAGAACAAGGGCGGTTTGGTGGGCGGCGCGGTGCAGCCATTCAAGCAAACGGCCGTGTCGCCGAAGTTTGGCGTGGTGTATCAGCCGGTAAAGGACAAGGTATCGGTGTTTGCCAACTACCAGAACAGCTTCCGCAGCCCCGGCTCCTACCGCGCCTACAACACGGCCGCCCTACCCGACAGCACCGAGCTGCGCACGGCGCGGCTGGAACAGGCCAACCAGTGGGAAGGCGGCGTGAAGCTGGATGCCTTCGCCGGCAAGCTGACCACCACCCTGAGCTACTACGCCATCCGGGTGGATAACCTGCTGCGCACTGATCCGCGCCTGGAAGCCGCCGCCAAGTTCGCCCAAACCCAGGACGGCACCCAGCGCAGCCAGGGCCTGGAGCTGAACGTGGTAGCCAACCCGTTCGAGGGTTTCAACGCCGTGGCCGGGTTCAGCTACAACGAATCCAAGCTGACCCGCGCTGAGGAAGGCGTAAACGGCCGCCGCCCCGCCACGGCCGGCTCGCCGTACCTGGCCAACCTGTGGCTGAGCTACCGCCTGCCTGCCGGCCCGGTGCAGGGCCTGGGCCTGGGCGTCGGCGGCAACTACGCCAGCGACAACAAAATCGTGAATACCGGCACCAACGTGTTTACGCTGCCCAGCTACACCGTGCTCAACGCCTCGGTGTTCTACGACCAGCCCCGTTTCCGCATCTCGGCCAAGGTTGATAACCTCACCAACCAGCAGTACTGGATCGGCTACTCCACCATGAACGCGCAGAAAGTGCGCAGCGTGGTGGGCAGCGTGGCGTATAAGTTTTAA
- a CDS encoding PepSY-associated TM helix domain-containing protein, with the protein MFKKTVGKLHLWLGLASGLIVFIVSLTGAIFVFQDDIRDLTEPWRKVEVQRKAYVLPSQLQAAALAGHPGVDAASTWVTYFGPERSATVFFTDKSGVPTQVYLNPYTGRVLHEQDLRTHFFTIVQEIHMHLLLPEAIAKWVVGGGVSVFVVMLLTGLVLWWPKRKQERKQRFTIKWGARWRRVNYDLHNVLGFYAASIGLVLALSGLFMLYPWLLEPLVLAVDGGRPAPQEIMKTKLDTLQPATAAPQPLPDIVYRTARRLSPDHEMILLGPTGTGKDPAFCWTYRKALHYYHRDEYAFHPVSGQLLESRFHNTKSAGTKLSDMNYDLHVGQILGFGGKLVAFLVSLICASLPVTGTIIWWGRRHKTKKKPRLQAV; encoded by the coding sequence ATGTTCAAGAAAACTGTCGGAAAGCTGCACCTGTGGCTGGGGCTGGCCTCGGGGCTGATTGTGTTCATCGTGAGTTTGACGGGGGCCATTTTCGTGTTTCAGGACGACATCCGGGACCTGACGGAGCCGTGGCGCAAGGTGGAGGTCCAGCGTAAGGCCTACGTGCTGCCTTCGCAGCTGCAGGCGGCGGCGCTGGCCGGGCACCCGGGCGTAGATGCCGCTTCCACCTGGGTCACGTACTTCGGGCCGGAGCGCTCGGCTACCGTGTTTTTTACGGATAAGAGTGGTGTGCCCACGCAGGTGTACCTGAACCCCTACACCGGCCGGGTGTTGCACGAGCAAGATTTGCGCACGCACTTCTTCACCATCGTGCAGGAAATCCACATGCACCTGCTGCTGCCCGAGGCCATAGCCAAGTGGGTGGTAGGCGGCGGTGTGAGCGTATTCGTGGTGATGCTGCTCACGGGCCTGGTGCTGTGGTGGCCCAAGCGCAAGCAGGAACGCAAGCAACGCTTCACCATCAAGTGGGGGGCCCGCTGGCGGCGCGTGAACTACGATTTGCACAACGTGCTGGGCTTCTACGCGGCCAGCATCGGGCTGGTGCTGGCGCTGTCGGGGCTGTTTATGCTGTATCCGTGGCTGCTGGAGCCGCTGGTGCTGGCCGTGGATGGCGGCCGGCCGGCCCCCCAGGAAATCATGAAAACCAAGCTCGACACCCTGCAGCCCGCCACCGCCGCGCCCCAGCCCCTGCCGGATATCGTGTACCGCACGGCGCGTCGCCTCTCCCCCGACCACGAGATGATTCTGCTGGGCCCCACCGGCACGGGCAAGGACCCCGCCTTCTGCTGGACCTACCGGAAAGCCCTGCACTACTACCACCGCGACGAGTACGCCTTCCACCCCGTTTCGGGCCAGCTGCTGGAGTCTCGTTTCCACAACACCAAAAGCGCCGGCACCAAGCTCTCCGACATGAACTACGACCTGCACGTGGGCCAGATCCTGGGTTTCGGCGGCAAGCTCGTGGCCTTTCTGGTGAGTTTGATCTGCGCCAGCCTGCCCGTCACCGGCACCATCATCTGGTGGGGCCGACGCCACAAAACCAAGAAGAAGCCGCGGCTGCAGGCAGTATAA
- a CDS encoding DUF6678 family protein, translating to MQNDKLTEFIFANQLSSVMNRTKWKELAQEMTSHPEFNPEVRIKYLDDPVAGSSFCHLDWEWVKLGDARIIEWIEIDSTRRTYVGQLVDKSTSDFSSWVRQALCKHSIPFDEAEGIFRINGYLKPNS from the coding sequence ATGCAAAATGACAAGCTAACGGAGTTCATTTTCGCGAACCAGCTTTCATCCGTCATGAACCGGACGAAATGGAAGGAACTGGCGCAGGAAATGACTTCTCATCCAGAGTTCAATCCGGAGGTACGCATCAAGTATTTGGATGACCCGGTGGCTGGGAGTAGCTTTTGTCACCTTGACTGGGAATGGGTCAAGCTCGGGGATGCACGAATAATAGAGTGGATAGAAATTGATTCGACCCGCCGAACCTATGTGGGGCAGTTGGTAGATAAGTCCACTTCTGATTTTAGCTCGTGGGTTCGACAGGCTTTGTGTAAACACTCCATTCCATTTGACGAGGCAGAAGGAATCTTCAGAATAAATGGCTACTTGAAACCGAATAGTTGA
- a CDS encoding sugar phosphate nucleotidyltransferase, translated as MKAIIPVAGIGSRLRPHTHTQPKSLVPVAGNTILGHIIDRLSVAGVQEFVFIIGYLGEKIESYVRRQYPQLRCSFVVQEPREGIAHALWLAREQFRHEADGILILLGDTIVDIDLPHMMAMPGNVLAVKEVKTPSLFGLVETGAGGRVTKVVEKPRIPKSNYAMVGLYKIANPDWLASALERIIDQDQRTHGEFQLTDALMLMIQDGAEMTTTPVDNWFDCGRKESLLEANARLLNRPEFLKRREYPEFPDTIIIPPVSIGHDCQISGSIIGPNVAIGDRTIVKNTILTDSIIGSYSELRSAVMHDCIVGSDALFRGTRHSLNIGDNTEIDYS; from the coding sequence ATGAAAGCCATTATTCCCGTCGCGGGCATTGGGTCGCGCCTGCGCCCGCACACGCACACGCAGCCCAAATCCCTGGTCCCGGTAGCCGGCAACACCATCCTGGGGCATATTATCGACCGGCTGAGCGTGGCCGGCGTTCAGGAGTTTGTCTTTATCATCGGCTACCTCGGCGAAAAGATTGAGAGCTACGTGCGCCGCCAGTATCCGCAGCTACGGTGCTCATTTGTCGTACAGGAGCCGCGCGAGGGCATTGCCCACGCCCTCTGGCTGGCACGGGAGCAGTTCCGCCACGAAGCCGACGGCATTCTGATTCTGCTCGGCGACACCATCGTGGACATCGACCTGCCACATATGATGGCCATGCCCGGCAACGTGCTGGCAGTGAAAGAAGTGAAGACGCCTTCGTTGTTTGGGCTGGTGGAAACTGGCGCTGGTGGCCGCGTGACGAAAGTGGTGGAGAAGCCGCGCATTCCGAAGTCCAACTACGCCATGGTGGGGCTCTATAAGATTGCCAACCCCGACTGGCTGGCTTCGGCCTTGGAGCGCATCATCGACCAGGACCAGCGTACCCACGGCGAGTTTCAGCTCACGGATGCCCTCATGCTCATGATTCAGGACGGGGCCGAAATGACCACCACGCCGGTGGATAACTGGTTTGACTGCGGCCGCAAGGAGAGCCTGCTGGAAGCCAACGCCCGCCTGCTCAATCGCCCCGAGTTCCTGAAGCGCCGTGAGTACCCCGAGTTTCCGGATACCATCATTATCCCGCCCGTCAGCATCGGCCACGACTGCCAGATCAGCGGCTCCATCATCGGCCCTAACGTGGCCATCGGCGACCGGACCATCGTCAAGAACACCATCCTGACCGACTCCATCATCGGCTCCTACTCCGAGCTGCGCTCCGCCGTGATGCACGACTGCATCGTGGGCTCCGACGCCCTGTTCCGCGGCACCCGCCACAGCCTCAACATCGGCGACAACACGGAAATCGACTACAGCTAG
- a CDS encoding LemA family protein, translating to MKRFLLYFAGLVLLLSQSSCGYNGMVERDQAVKSQVGNVQSAYQRRSDLIPNLVNTVKGAANFEKTTLTDVIEARAKATSVQLNADNLTPENLKQFQEAQSQVSAGLGRLLAVSENYPELKANANFQELQAQIEGTENRINVERNKLNTVTNDYNGFVKSFPNNIFAGMFGFKEKPYFEADAAAQKAPTVQF from the coding sequence ATGAAACGCTTTCTTCTCTACTTTGCCGGCCTCGTGCTGCTGCTTTCCCAGTCGTCGTGCGGCTACAATGGCATGGTTGAGCGCGACCAGGCTGTAAAATCTCAGGTTGGCAACGTGCAAAGTGCCTACCAGCGTCGTTCCGACCTGATTCCGAACCTGGTGAACACCGTAAAAGGCGCCGCCAACTTCGAGAAAACCACCCTCACCGACGTAATTGAGGCCCGCGCCAAGGCCACCAGCGTGCAGCTCAACGCTGACAACCTGACGCCCGAAAACCTGAAGCAGTTTCAGGAAGCCCAGTCGCAGGTAAGCGCCGGTTTGGGCCGCCTACTGGCCGTATCGGAAAACTACCCCGAGCTGAAGGCCAACGCCAACTTCCAGGAGCTGCAGGCCCAGATTGAAGGCACTGAAAACCGCATCAACGTAGAGCGTAACAAGCTTAACACCGTTACCAACGACTACAACGGATTCGTGAAGTCCTTTCCAAACAACATTTTTGCGGGGATGTTCGGCTTCAAGGAGAAGCCTTACTTTGAGGCTGATGCTGCAGCGCAGAAGGCGCCTACGGTTCAGTTCTAA
- a CDS encoding TPM domain-containing protein: MNNPLTTEQEKALVEAIRQAEILTSGEIRVHLEDHCPTPDPLDRAAQVFAELNMHKTAQRNGVLFYLAWQSRQFAVIGDAGINAAVPDDFWETTKENVLQLFRQEKYAGGLENGIRLVGEQLQRYFPYDAATDQNELDDSISFGGGTPQPPRK; this comes from the coding sequence ATGAACAACCCTCTCACCACAGAGCAGGAAAAGGCCTTGGTAGAGGCCATCCGGCAGGCTGAAATCCTGACCTCGGGCGAAATCCGGGTGCATCTGGAAGACCACTGCCCTACGCCCGACCCGCTGGACCGGGCAGCGCAGGTGTTTGCCGAGCTCAACATGCATAAAACGGCGCAACGCAACGGTGTGCTATTCTATCTAGCCTGGCAGAGCCGGCAGTTCGCCGTTATCGGCGACGCTGGCATCAACGCCGCCGTACCCGACGACTTCTGGGAAACCACCAAGGAAAACGTGCTCCAGCTGTTTCGGCAGGAGAAATATGCGGGCGGACTCGAAAATGGCATCCGGCTGGTAGGCGAGCAGCTGCAGCGCTACTTCCCCTACGACGCCGCCACCGACCAGAACGAGCTCGACGATTCCATTTCCTTTGGTGGTGGCACGCCCCAGCCTCCCCGCAAATGA